A segment of the bacterium genome:
ACGAGTCGTAGTTGTCGATCATCAAGTGCATCGGAATCCCTCCTGGGCGATCTCCACCGCGCGGATCAGCGCGCCGATCTTGTCGAGCGTCTCCTGGTATTCGCGCCCGGGGTCGGAGTCGGCCACGATGCCGGCGCCCGCCTGCGCGTAGAACCGCCCGTCCCTGACGTGCAGCGTGCGGATGGCGATGCTCATGTCCATGTCGCCGCGCGGGCCGAAGTAGCCCACGGCCCCGGCGTAGGCCCCCCGGCGCAGCCCCTCCAGCTCGGAGATCACTTCCATGGCGCGGATCTTCGGGGCGCCCGACACCGTGCCGGCCGGGAACGCCGCCCGCAGCAGGTCGAACTGGTCGTGGTCGGGCCGCAGCGTCCCGGTGATCCGCGAGACGATGTGCATGACGTGCGAGTAGCGCTCGATCGTCATGAAGGCCTCGGTGCGCACGCTGTCGACGGCGCAGACCCGGCC
Coding sequences within it:
- a CDS encoding anthranilate synthase component I family protein, producing the protein PAPAAAPAAPAAPEFSVTREQFEASVLRAKEHILAGDCFQVVLSQALRGETTAHPFQIYRALRILNPSPYLFYLDHGDTQVIGSSPEVLVKLERGRVTLCPIAGTRPRDEDVAADLALERDLLADPKERAEHVMLVDLGRNDLGRVCAVDSVRTEAFMTIERYSHVMHIVSRITGTLRPDHDQFDLLRAAFPAGTVSGAPKIRAMEVISELEGLRRGAYAGAVGYFGPRGDMDMSIAIRTLHVRDGRFYAQAGAGIVADSDPGREYQETLDKIGALIRAVEIAQEGFRCT